GGGAATAAAATACCAATATACATGTAAAATAACCACACAGGCAACAGCTGGTGTGTCAACAGAAaagattttattaaattatgCAACTTAACTACAGTGGAAATCTGAACAGACTAATGTTAACAGAGTCCTCTGATTCTCACAGTATGAGCAGGCTGACTGACTGGACAGACTTTTATCGGGTGTTCACCTGAAACgacataaaacatgttttcagttcagaatgaaaatgaaatgttatgtACTCAGATACTGCAAAAAGAAACAGGACTAAAGACTGTAGGTAAATAAAAGTCCCTGTAAACTAAACTCTTACCACATCATCAATCTTCAGGATGCTGCGGACCGTCTCTGTGGCCAAGGTCAACGTGCTGATAGAAACCAGCAGAGGCTGCACCACCAGCTCCTCCAAGATGTTGGAAATACCACCCTGTCCCAAACAAGCAGTAAACCAGTGAAAACCGAGGTACAGCAAAGGAAACCATGACAgtaggaagtgtgtgtgtcaggggagTCTGTAGTTTACAATAACACTGCAAATAACTTTTTGATCTTCTGATCATTTCTTTGAGGCAGAGAAAACTAAATAATGGCCACTAATAGTTCAAAGAGCCCAAGAACAAAACAGGAACAGACGAACCTTGCGAACGTTGATGCCGGCCATCTTGTCTCCCTGGGCGTGCCTGTTACGCAGCTCGGTCACCGTGGAGATGGGGTTCAGGCCAGCGTTCTCGGCCAGCGTGGAGGGGATCACCTCCAAGGCGTCAGCATATGCCCGCACGCAGTAGGCCTCCATGCCTGCCAGGGTGCGTGAGTACTCCGCCAGACGTACAGCCAGCTCGATCTCTGGAGCGCCGCCACCAGCTATCAGGGCCCTGACGGACCGAGGAGGAAAAGAATATACTTAATACAAACTTATTAGACCTGAAAACAAAGGAATGATTATTCTGTCTTCATATCTTTGATTCCTAATATCAATAATTCCCTTGTGATCCTTTAAAGTTCAGTAACGTATGACTGACTCATGATCACTGGACTGTTTTTGACCTGTATCACTGAGTAAATTCTACAGGCCTGAAGAGCCAAAATGATCCAATAACTCACAGATTTGACACCCACTGTCTTTCATGATGTATTTCCTGTCTAAACAACCTGACGACCAGTTAAAGAATAATTTCAGGTACATGTATGAAAGCTTCTGGCCAAGCTGCTGGGACAACCCAGAGTGAACAAACTGAGCTTTCCACAGTTACTGTTCCTCTGCTTGTTACGCTCCTGCAGGATGAACCATGCAAGAGCGCCTTTGTCAGAGGGCGTCTGTCACCCAGTCAGTGGGAAGTCTGACCTCTTTTTGACCAGGCAGCGGATGACACACAGAGCATCGTGGATGGAGCGCTCGGCCTCCTCGATCACCAGCTTGTTGGAGCCACGAACCACGATGCTCACAGTCTTCGCGGGGCTGGTGCAGCCTGTGATCTGCAGCGAGCAACAACAAAGGTTCACCGAAGGCACAGGGTGTTCTTTAACCTGAAAACTGCCACAACATCAACCCTGTGGACTCTGTGTGGTTCGTACCTTGACCAGCTTGCCAGAGCCGTTCAGGCTGACCTCCTCTGCCAGCTCTGCCGTGCCAAGCATCTCGGGGGTGAAGTGGTCAATGTGGGCGATGGGTTTGGTGCCGAGGGTCTGGAAAGAAGCAGAATTTGGTTCAtttcactgaaacacaacaaTGTGATTTCTGTTTGCAAAGTATTTTATATGTATGAATCGGCACTGATGTCAATTAATactcaaaaagacaaaaaggctGCAGGCTCACGATGCAGCTTCttactgatgttttatttttcagtgggATATTATGGAAGCCAGCAGGGTCTCAGGCACTGAGAACATGTGGCAGGAGCCAAactaatgtgaaaatgtgtcctATCATCAGTTAGAGGACAGAATGTCTGCGGTGTCCTACAGTCTGAGACACAGTGCAGCTGTGGACTCACCTTGCAGATGAACTCGATGTCCTCTCTCTCGATGTCTTTCACCACCATGACCTTCATTTTGTTGAGGAAGTGCAGGGCGAGGTCACTCAGAGCGTCTCTGTGGCAGCACAGTTTGTCGTTAGTATCAAACATCTTTTTAAGACTGTCAAGACATGAAACCAGCGTCTGTTCTCTCAcgagttgtgtttttgtaccgGAGGATGGATTTCTGGATGAGCAGCATGTTGCAGCCAGCCTTCTTGATCTGTTTCACCATGTTCAGGATGTAGGCGCGCTCCTCCCGCAGCACGCGGTCCATCTGGGCGTAGTCCGAGACCACGATCTGGTTATCCATCTGGGTgtccaaaaaacacacagcaggtcaggagagaaaagaggctGCCTGTTAAACACCAAACCGTTCACTGATGTTATTACAGAATTAGTTTGATCACTGCCCTgaaagttgtgtgtgttgttttatcaGCACACTCACGTCAGTTTTAGGAGGCGACAGGCAGAACTGGATGAGGCCGATCTTGGCCTTCTCCACCCGCGTCACACCGGAGCTGGTCACCCCCTGGGTGAGCACCAGGCCTTCCACGAGCTCACAGTCATCAATGGTCCCTCTGAACACAACACACGAGACCCACATCAGTACTTTCAGTGCAGGGAGcagaaacaggaaggaaacTACAGGGTCATGTTAATGTCAATTCAAGAGACAACAATGAAGAACAGAAACGACTTCACCAACATGAAGTACTGTTTTTATTAACTAAAGCTAAAATGTCTTGTAAAAATATTCACtatattcattttcttattACTTTCAGatccacattttcattcagcagaAAACAGACCCAGTGATAGAACTTAGAAAACAAGTgactgtgtaaataaataaataaattaaaaaaaaaaaaaaaaaaaactcacccGAGCTTCTTGATGATTTTGATGTCCTGCAGGTCGACGCTGGTGGCGGTGGCCGGGTCGATGACCCTCATGACGGCGTCCACACTCATGGGTGCCAGCAGGCTGGAGTACTGAGACACCACCTTGGAGCACAGCGATGTGGTGGCACTGTTGAGAAGCGTCTCACGGTCGCTCAGCTGCACCGGCCGACTCATGGCCGTCAGCACCTCCACGCCCTTTTCCACCGCCTTCTGGAACGACTCCGAGATGGTGGTGGGGTGGATACCTGCCCGGTGGAGCGACGTGTTAGTGCTGACACTATTTAACAACAGAAAACGCTCCTGCTTCTTCGCACCTTAGTATATTAAATATCAGCTTTGAGAGGCAGGTCAAAGACAATCAATAGAGACGCCAGTGTAGGTAACGTCAGCAGCTTGACAGCGTTAGCTTCTGCAtattcagctgttttcagctcCGTGCAGCTCTTACCTTTCTGCAGCAGCCTGGAGCAGGAGTCCAGCAGCGCTCCGGCGATCACAACCACAGACGTGGTGCCGTCACCAGCCTCGATGTCCTGAGCTTTGGACAGTTCCACCAGCTGAAACACAGGTTTCAACCCAAATCAGTTTCTGTTATAATCAAACAATGAATTGTGCCGCAAAATAtcacagaaaatgtaaatgaagctaaagagaaaaaaacaacagagcatTCAGGTCAGTCTTGGTGTGAATTCTCTTCTCCACACTCTTCTCTCACTGCAGTCCGAGTCAGAACAATAAAGTGCTTTTACTGATGGCACGTACCATTTTGGCAGCTGGGTGGAGCACCTGCATCTGCTTCAAGATGGTGGCCCCATCGTTGGTAATGGTCACGTCACCTTTCTCATCCTGGATCTGTAACAGAAAACCGGCCCAGCTTAGAAACACAGGTCTGACCAAGGAGTTGGAAAAACCTCACCTCACACTAAAATCTGTCACTCACCATCTTGTCCATTCCTTTGGGTCCCAGGCTTGTTCTGATGGCGTCTGCAACAGCTGTCGGACACACAGGTGACGTGTCAGAACAGGACGCAGTGAcaagacacaaatacacaacaaaaaaaaacaaaaagtcacattaGGACGTTTAGGATCTTTAGGGTTGACACAGGTAACAGGTGTTGTTCCTCTTTGCATAAAAGcaaatggcaaaataaaaagacagagaccAAAGAAAAGTCAATCTGTCAGAACTGTTTTTTAACAATATCAGTTACAGGCAAAAAGACAGTTTTGTGTCTGAGTATAAATATTTCAGTGCAGCTtcagtcctctgctgctgttatacAGAGGGCTGACATTGTGTTGAGTCACGAGCATCTTTCACTAAGCGGAACTCCAGTCAAAATGTGGTGGTTTCATGCTGCTCACTGACGTTACTTCAAGTGAACCAGGGGAATCTTGACAGTGTAATTTCAGCCCAGTAAGCTGGACCTGGTACATTCATCTGGGCCGAATAACAGAAGTGGTTCCCAGGACACTAAAACATGAATAATAGCAGCTACTCTGCTTTGTACTTTAATCGCAGAGCAAAGCTGTTAAACTGGGATTTTACCGAATGGGGTTTCATAGGAGCTAGTAGCTAATGAGTAAAGTAACGGGGCACAGCCAAGCCCAGAGCTAcgggactggactggactggacgGAACAGATTGTGGACCCGATTGTACCTGTTCGCATTTCATCATTACCTTTGGCGGCAGAGATGTTACTGAACCGGATCTGGGCCGGCTTGTCCCGGTCCACATACGCCCCTCCTTTGTTTCTGCCTCCGTTTGAAACTCTCGGTGCCGCCATCACTTCGGGCATCGATATTTTATAATCAACGGAAAATGTTCCGAGGAGTCTTCAGAGCGGGACTGATGGGTCCCGGAGCTGAAACACGCCGGTTCGGGTTCGGATGGACTCGGATTGAAGCGTCTCCACGGGGACCCGGTCAGAACCTTCCAGAGACACCGGCAGCTGCGCAGGAAGGAAAGACCCGCCCGGCGCACGGAGATGACGCAATCAGACATTTGCTGTCGACAACCGATCTGAGGTAAATCGAAAAGTACATTTAATTACGGATTAAAATCTGTTTCTGGTCATCAGTCATTAGTGAATATAACGTAGAATATACACACCAGTGGATATAGCGGCCATTGTGCCCGTTAATGCGTGAGGTTTTAAAACGCAGACGAGACGAGCTGATCTGTGTCGATTAGCTTCGTCTGTCGGAGCAGAAACTGGAGCTGAAGCGTTTTGGTTCAACATGTGAACAAGTGTCTGAgctgtttgttgtatttctcCGTGGATTCAGCAGGTAGGTTCGTGTGGCCCACGGTGTGTCAGTGTGAGCTCGTGTAGCTGCTCTGGGTCACACCGGATTGGTGTGTTTATGTTAGACATGTCTGTAAATCCGCTTTCACTGCTGGTTCGTGCAGCCGGAAGCTCTAAGTCACAGCTACATCTCAGGGTTAGAGACCAAAGCGGCTAACAAGGATTATATCACAGTGACAGGAAGACAACAGGGTCCAGAACAACAACACTGGAGAAAAACATCCaacaaaaggaataaaaggTATTTAACTCTAACCTGATCACCTTGTTGTCCTCACACTGATGGGCAGGTGCACCCTGGGGtgctgtgacgtcacaggtgGGTGTGGTTACAGGTGCAACCCAACCACAACAGGCTGTGCAGTTTACAGTACCTGCATATTCTCTAAAACAGACACAGTATGAACATATAAACATCCTTCATCTCAGCCAAAGTCATTAGTCTGTAAAATCCTGTCCAGCAGTTACTGAGGTCACTCCTGTGGACCGACCGccctctgtgtttctcttgcAGTCATGCTGCCCCTGAAGGAGAAGGACAAACCCGTGGTCCAGAAGCTGCTGTCGGCCGGATGCTGCGCTCGCTGCGTCCTCAGATTCTGCAGCGTGAGCGTCCAGGCCGCCTACAGACAAGCACAGCAGGTAGGACCCCCCCGCCCCATCGTTTCCTGCAGCTCGTAATGTCTGTGCTCACGTTTGACTCACCAGCTACTGTTGGCCTCACACAGAATACGCTCAAGGAGCTGCAAGCTTTCATCAgtgacacagaaaacagcaagtCCCATGATGCAGCAGCACCAGAGTCCATAGGAGAAAACAGCAAATCCCATGATGCAGCAGCACCAGAGCCACCTGAAGACCCACCGTGTAAAAGAGTCAGGCTGGAGTCCAGCGTGACTGATGCTGCCGCCGCCGTCACACAGGAGGCTGAAGAgccgcgtgtgtgtgtggtgtgtttgggGATCCTACAGGAAATGTGTAGCACGACTCAGGCTGTGAAGGTGCGTGTGCTGAAACCCTCACCGCCCTCCTGACTGGCACTGTGGCGGTGAAGACCACGGTCACATGTTgtggtgtgttttcacagaTAGCAGAGGCAGTGAAGGCAGAAAAGTACGAGTTCGACACGATGGTGCTGTCGGTGTCTCTGCCTGCTC
This genomic window from Mastacembelus armatus chromosome 1, fMasArm1.2, whole genome shotgun sequence contains:
- the cct4 gene encoding T-complex protein 1 subunit delta, which encodes MPEVMAAPRVSNGGRNKGGAYVDRDKPAQIRFSNISAAKAVADAIRTSLGPKGMDKMIQDEKGDVTITNDGATILKQMQVLHPAAKMLVELSKAQDIEAGDGTTSVVVIAGALLDSCSRLLQKGIHPTTISESFQKAVEKGVEVLTAMSRPVQLSDRETLLNSATTSLCSKVVSQYSSLLAPMSVDAVMRVIDPATATSVDLQDIKIIKKLGGTIDDCELVEGLVLTQGVTSSGVTRVEKAKIGLIQFCLSPPKTDMDNQIVVSDYAQMDRVLREERAYILNMVKQIKKAGCNMLLIQKSILRDALSDLALHFLNKMKVMVVKDIEREDIEFICKTLGTKPIAHIDHFTPEMLGTAELAEEVSLNGSGKLVKITGCTSPAKTVSIVVRGSNKLVIEEAERSIHDALCVIRCLVKKRALIAGGGAPEIELAVRLAEYSRTLAGMEAYCVRAYADALEVIPSTLAENAGLNPISTVTELRNRHAQGDKMAGINVRKGGISNILEELVVQPLLVSISTLTLATETVRSILKIDDVVNTR